A window of Juglans regia cultivar Chandler chromosome 7, Walnut 2.0, whole genome shotgun sequence contains these coding sequences:
- the LOC109008635 gene encoding E3 ubiquitin-protein ligase At1g63170-like yields the protein MDVTSQERNQNAQTDQYPLLMEQMESHNIHQHIIDVSRNDDASSSSSHDEQPARMDSTQHEDRPSSSTQVPTYQTSLSSSNRLNFRTSSFRRRGDGYGRRRGSPLNSGLWISVELVVTVSQIIASIVVLSLSRNENPQTPLFAWVVGYAFGCVATLPILYWRYRYRNQGTDQDSTQSHQLQGSSHTNTPEPTSYTAISVTQSLDEENIQTSENFSRNNQSGTLSTRLNGLVDHFKMALDCFFAVWFVVGNVWIFGGHSSPSDAPKLYRLCIVFLTFSCIGYAMPFILCATICCCLPCIISVLGIREDLSQTRGATSESINALPTYKFKLKKKGNVEDQEINTGANEGGVLAVGTDKERDISGEDALCCICLAKYVDDDELRELPCVHVFHVECVDKWLKINALCPLCKSEVGECIVASS from the exons ATGGATGTTACCTCTCAGGAAAGAAATCAAAACGCTCAAACTGACCAATACCCTTTGCTGATGGAGCAGATGGAAAGCCATAACATTCATCAGCACATAATTGACGTATCTAGAAATGATGATGCGTCATCAAGCTCCTCTCATGACGAACAGCCAGCCAGAATGGATTCAACTCAGCATGAAGATAGACCATCCAGTAGCACACAAGTCCCCACTTATCAAACTTCTCTGTCTTCATCAAATAGATTAAACTTTAGGACTTCCTCATTCAGGAGAAGAGGTGATGGCTATGGTCGTCGCCGTGGGAGCCCATTGAATTCTGGGCTATGGATTTCTGTTGAGTTAGTTGTCACTGTGAGTCAAATTATAGCATCCATCGTTGTTTTGTCGTTGTCAAGAAATGAAAATCCACAAACTCCGTTGTTTGCATGGGTTGTGGGTTATGCCTTCGGCTGTGTTGCAACACTTCCTATTCTTTACTGGCGTTATCGTTACCGCAACCAGGGAACTGACCAAGATTCTACTCAATCACATCAACTTCAAGGCTCTTCTCATACCAATACTCCAGAACCTACATCTTATACTGCTATCTCTGTCACTCAATCTCTAGATGAGGAAAATATCCAGACCTCAGAGAATTTCTCAAGGAACAACCAAAGTGGAACCTTAAGTACACG ACTCAATGGATTGGTGGACCATTTCAAGATGGCCTTAGATTGCTTTTTTGCAGTCTGGTTTGTTGTGGGCAATGTGTGGATATTTGGAGGTCACTCTTCACCCTCTGATGCTCCCAAGTTGTATAG ATTATGTATAGTGTTTCTTACCTTCAGCTGTATTGGATATGCCATGCCTTTCATACTATGTGCAACGATTTGTTGCTGCTTGCCTTGCATAATTTCTGTTTTGGGCATTCGTGAGGATCTTTCTCAGACTAGAGGAGCAACCTCGGAATCTATAAATGCTCTGCCAACCTACAAGTTcaagttgaagaaaaaaggCAATGTTGAGGATCAGGAAATCAACACAGGAGCAAATGAAGGTGGGGTCTTGGCCGTGGGAACAGACAAGGAACGGGACATATCAGGAGAGGATGCA CTTTGTTGTATATGCTTGGCCAAATATGTGGATGATGATGAGCTGAGGGAGCTGCCCTGCGTTCATGTCTTTCACGTTGAGTGCGTTGACAAATGGTTAAAGATCAATGCATTATGCCCCCTTTGTAAAAGTGAGGTTGGTGAGTGCATTGTCGCCTCGTCTTAG